One segment of Rhodopirellula baltica SH 1 DNA contains the following:
- a CDS encoding sulfatase family protein yields MRWLVGWIMATLTMLPLLGTATAAETSQSNFIIVYCDNLGYGDIEPFGSTLHRTPNLNRMAREGRTFTHFCVTAGVCTPSRASIMTGCYAQRVGMHLNDRDGAVLRPVSPYGLHPDEITIAEVLKQQNYATALVGKWHLGDQPEFLPTHQGFDWFFGVPYSDDMTERIWKQDGSHWPPLPLMENETVIEAPCNRDGLTKRYTERAMQWIAEHKDEPFFLYFPQAMPGSTKTPFSSDAFRGKSRNGPWGDAVEELDWSIGQMLDQLVKLGIAEKTFVIWTSDNGAPINRDPDDLSRGSNLPLHGRGYTTSEGAFRVPTIAWHPGKVPAGTQCDELATTMDLLPTFANLAGCKLPTNRKLDGHDIAPILFGAPNAKTPHEAFYYYHQDQLQAVRSGPWKMFLPVDASPGHPHFNATQEPTTLLFNVVDDIACQHNVADAHPELITRLTALADQARNDLGDKDQLGNGQRPIGKSSHVSPQRLETPPNESSQPDS; encoded by the coding sequence ATGCGTTGGCTTGTTGGTTGGATCATGGCGACGCTCACGATGTTACCGTTGCTCGGCACTGCAACGGCAGCCGAAACGAGCCAATCGAATTTCATCATCGTCTACTGTGACAACCTTGGTTACGGCGACATTGAACCATTCGGGTCGACGCTGCATCGCACCCCCAACCTGAATCGCATGGCAAGGGAAGGGCGAACGTTCACCCATTTCTGCGTCACCGCCGGTGTCTGCACCCCATCACGTGCCAGCATCATGACTGGATGCTATGCCCAACGGGTCGGCATGCACTTGAACGATCGAGACGGTGCGGTTCTGCGACCTGTCTCTCCCTATGGTTTGCATCCCGATGAGATCACGATCGCGGAAGTTCTCAAGCAACAGAACTACGCCACCGCACTGGTTGGAAAATGGCACCTGGGTGACCAACCAGAGTTCCTGCCAACTCACCAAGGGTTTGATTGGTTCTTCGGCGTTCCTTATTCCGACGACATGACCGAGCGAATTTGGAAACAAGACGGATCGCATTGGCCACCGTTGCCCTTGATGGAAAACGAAACCGTCATCGAAGCCCCCTGCAACCGAGACGGGCTAACCAAGCGGTACACCGAACGGGCGATGCAGTGGATTGCCGAACACAAGGATGAACCGTTCTTCCTGTACTTCCCACAAGCCATGCCCGGCAGCACCAAGACGCCGTTTTCCAGTGACGCGTTCCGCGGTAAGAGTCGCAACGGGCCATGGGGTGATGCGGTCGAAGAACTGGACTGGTCGATTGGCCAGATGTTGGACCAACTCGTCAAACTGGGCATCGCGGAAAAGACGTTTGTGATTTGGACCTCCGACAACGGCGCCCCCATCAACCGCGATCCAGATGACTTGAGCCGAGGTTCCAACCTGCCACTTCACGGTCGCGGGTACACGACCAGCGAAGGTGCCTTTCGTGTGCCCACGATCGCCTGGCACCCCGGAAAAGTCCCCGCGGGAACTCAATGCGACGAACTGGCAACCACGATGGATTTGCTGCCCACGTTTGCGAATTTGGCCGGTTGCAAACTGCCGACGAATCGCAAACTTGATGGTCACGACATCGCACCAATATTGTTTGGTGCCCCCAACGCCAAGACGCCGCACGAGGCGTTTTACTACTACCATCAAGATCAACTGCAAGCCGTCCGCTCGGGTCCCTGGAAAATGTTCCTGCCGGTCGATGCGTCACCCGGACATCCCCACTTCAACGCGACGCAGGAACCCACGACGCTTTTGTTCAACGTGGTTGATGACATCGCGTGCCAGCACAACGTTGCCGACGCACATCCCGAGTTGATCACCCGACTGACTGCATTGGCAGACCAGGCACGCAATGACCTAGGGGACAAGGACCAACTCGGAAACGGCCAACGCCCAATCGGAAAATCCTCGCATGTTTCGCCTCAACGTTTGGAAACGCCGCCGAACGAATCGAGCCAACCGGACTCGTGA
- a CDS encoding neutral/alkaline non-lysosomal ceramidase N-terminal domain-containing protein — translation MVLNAEDSGPVFRAGAATSNITPPLGEMIVGGWKPIPATNVHDELHARCLVLDDGNTKLAIVLCDNVGIPEEVFDLAKQQASDATGLPFSNMLLASTHTHSATTARGGLKTANETELTNYQTFVAHRISDGIRRALANLEPAKIGWGTVEEPSEVFNRRWFVTDASLLANPFGGIDQVRMNPPRGSSKLDRPAGPTDPEISFVSVQSPDGRPIALLANYSLHYVGGVRSGEVSADYFGYFGKFIEEKLDATDQSPPFVGILSNGTSGDVNNINFADKSPQKHEPYEKMQEVAEKVASRVFEAHQQIVFHDWVPLAVEHTTLTLKTRQPTPEMISHFEQINRDDDENPRSGHRREEIYADRITKILAGPKEVEIQLQALRIGDLGIAAIPFETFTETGLELKDRSPFQHTFTIELANGSFGYLPTPQQHRLGGYETWLGTNYVEKEATTKIVASLLEMFQTLQEDN, via the coding sequence TTGGTTCTCAATGCCGAGGATTCCGGTCCGGTCTTTCGGGCCGGAGCTGCCACCAGCAACATCACACCGCCACTGGGCGAGATGATTGTCGGCGGTTGGAAACCAATTCCAGCCACCAATGTGCATGACGAACTTCACGCTCGCTGCCTGGTGCTGGATGACGGCAACACGAAGCTTGCTATCGTCCTTTGCGACAATGTCGGCATCCCTGAGGAAGTCTTTGATCTCGCCAAACAGCAAGCCTCTGATGCGACCGGGTTGCCATTCTCGAACATGCTGTTGGCATCCACGCACACTCATTCGGCAACAACCGCTCGCGGTGGTTTGAAGACAGCCAACGAAACCGAGCTGACAAACTATCAAACCTTTGTTGCTCATCGGATCTCGGACGGCATCCGTCGTGCGTTGGCAAATCTGGAACCGGCCAAGATTGGTTGGGGCACCGTGGAGGAACCGTCCGAAGTCTTCAACCGTCGCTGGTTCGTCACTGACGCCAGTCTGTTGGCCAATCCTTTCGGTGGCATCGATCAAGTCCGGATGAACCCACCTCGGGGCAGTTCCAAACTGGATCGACCAGCGGGTCCGACCGATCCTGAAATCAGCTTTGTCTCAGTTCAAAGCCCTGACGGCCGCCCGATCGCTTTGCTGGCGAACTATTCCCTGCACTATGTCGGCGGCGTTCGATCTGGCGAAGTCTCAGCGGATTACTTTGGCTACTTTGGGAAATTCATCGAAGAGAAACTTGATGCAACCGACCAGTCGCCACCGTTTGTCGGCATCCTATCCAACGGCACCAGTGGCGATGTGAACAACATCAACTTTGCTGACAAATCGCCCCAAAAGCACGAACCCTACGAGAAGATGCAGGAGGTTGCGGAGAAGGTCGCCAGCCGCGTGTTCGAAGCCCACCAACAGATCGTGTTCCATGACTGGGTGCCACTCGCCGTTGAACACACGACCTTGACGCTGAAGACCAGACAGCCGACGCCGGAGATGATCTCCCACTTTGAACAGATCAACCGTGACGACGATGAGAACCCCAGAAGCGGCCATCGCCGTGAAGAGATCTATGCGGATCGAATCACGAAAATTTTGGCTGGTCCCAAGGAAGTGGAGATTCAACTGCAGGCATTGCGAATTGGCGATTTGGGAATCGCGGCGATCCCGTTTGAAACGTTCACCGAAACGGGACTGGAACTGAAGGATCGCAGCCCCTTCCAACACACTTTTACGATTGAACTTGCCAACGGCTCCTTTGGGTACCTGCCGACGCCGCAGCAACATCGCTTGGGCGGCTACGAAACATGGCTGGGGACCAACTACGTTGAGAAGGAAGCGACCACGAAGATCGTTGCCTCCCTGCTTGAGATGTTCCAAACCCTCCAAGAGGACAACTGA
- a CDS encoding DUF6798 domain-containing protein, protein MGGAVTLPASRQETRDNSSRWTLGWSWLALMGVCFLYAGDAAPGVNEAHYFVKAKNFWQPDWCANDLFAASGKAHATYYWLFGWPTRFLSLNATAWAGRLVGWSLLAAGLLRLTRAMRMPPMSSVWVMILWILGIQHGNLAGEWVIGGIEAKVPAYGLVLFGLAEIVQRRWSRGWIWFGAAAGFHVLTGGWSVVAAAIAFWLAERGPKQWRVSRSIADDRSSGGYQSPGKQSSQDNDVHPLFFSRGLFVGGALSLFGLIPAAAMSWGATDAEQISAARIYAYFRISHHLMPAAFHFDWYIRHSILTIGCLGSLAFAWWRMPIAGIKQPKESATDSSRSEQAVAFRILGWFAIGAMTISLVGLLIGLLPAIYPDQAAKLLRFYWFRLADAVTPLVFAFLLTHFFSPRNNISTTADQLGSQPFAVVWLGRAGMVAAIVLFAQASWERIQTGVPVSVSNRMLGLNADANYAEQRRTMEDWVAVCQFIRSSTPEDAVLLTPRHQQTFKWYAHRAEVVNWKDTPQNAVALREWAKRFLEVYPARLSTMRVTIRYDDLRAMRAKYGCDWIVVDRRVVGPELPLVQIYPASNQRNSTYAVYELP, encoded by the coding sequence GTGGGCGGTGCCGTGACGTTGCCTGCGTCGCGACAGGAAACCAGGGACAACTCCTCCCGATGGACTTTGGGTTGGAGCTGGCTAGCATTGATGGGTGTTTGCTTTCTCTACGCTGGTGATGCGGCCCCTGGGGTCAATGAAGCACACTACTTCGTCAAAGCCAAAAATTTCTGGCAACCGGACTGGTGTGCCAATGATCTTTTTGCCGCATCGGGAAAGGCACATGCAACCTACTATTGGCTGTTTGGATGGCCGACCCGTTTTCTTTCGCTGAACGCCACCGCCTGGGCCGGAAGACTGGTCGGTTGGTCATTGTTGGCGGCAGGCCTGCTTCGGCTGACCCGAGCGATGAGAATGCCGCCGATGAGCAGCGTTTGGGTCATGATCCTTTGGATTCTTGGGATCCAGCATGGCAATTTGGCTGGCGAATGGGTCATCGGTGGAATCGAAGCCAAGGTTCCCGCCTATGGATTGGTGCTATTCGGCTTGGCCGAAATCGTCCAACGCCGATGGTCGCGAGGTTGGATTTGGTTCGGAGCGGCCGCAGGATTTCACGTGCTGACCGGAGGTTGGTCGGTCGTCGCCGCTGCAATCGCATTTTGGCTGGCCGAACGAGGCCCAAAACAATGGCGAGTTTCACGATCGATCGCCGATGATCGATCCTCTGGCGGGTATCAATCGCCCGGAAAGCAATCATCCCAAGACAATGACGTTCATCCGCTGTTCTTCAGCAGAGGTTTGTTTGTCGGAGGAGCGTTATCGCTATTTGGACTGATTCCCGCCGCGGCGATGTCGTGGGGAGCGACCGATGCCGAGCAGATTTCCGCCGCCCGGATCTACGCGTATTTCCGAATCTCACATCACTTGATGCCGGCGGCGTTCCATTTCGATTGGTACATCCGGCATTCCATCCTGACGATTGGCTGTTTGGGATCTCTGGCGTTTGCGTGGTGGCGAATGCCAATTGCGGGGATCAAACAACCCAAGGAATCCGCGACTGATTCATCCCGATCGGAACAAGCCGTCGCGTTTCGAATTTTGGGTTGGTTCGCGATCGGTGCGATGACGATCAGTCTCGTCGGATTGCTGATCGGTCTGCTTCCGGCGATTTATCCCGATCAAGCCGCCAAATTACTGCGATTTTATTGGTTCCGATTGGCCGACGCGGTCACGCCGCTGGTATTCGCGTTTTTGCTAACTCATTTCTTCTCGCCAAGAAACAACATCTCGACGACTGCGGACCAACTCGGAAGCCAACCTTTCGCAGTGGTTTGGCTGGGTCGAGCCGGAATGGTGGCCGCGATCGTGCTGTTCGCCCAGGCCAGTTGGGAGCGGATTCAAACCGGAGTGCCCGTTTCGGTCAGCAATCGAATGCTGGGGCTCAACGCAGATGCCAACTACGCCGAGCAGCGACGCACGATGGAAGACTGGGTTGCCGTGTGTCAGTTCATCCGATCCAGCACGCCTGAAGACGCGGTATTGCTGACACCGAGGCACCAACAAACGTTCAAGTGGTACGCCCATCGGGCCGAAGTGGTCAACTGGAAAGACACGCCCCAAAACGCGGTTGCATTGCGAGAGTGGGCCAAACGATTTCTGGAGGTTTACCCCGCGCGATTGTCGACCATGCGAGTCACGATTCGGTACGACGACCTACGAGCCATGCGGGCCAAATATGGCTGCGACTGGATCGTGGTGGACCGACGAGTCGTGGGTCCTGAACTGCCCTTGGTGCAGATTTACCCGGCGTCAAATCAGCGGAATTCGACCTATGCGGTCTACGAACTCCCTTGA
- a CDS encoding GDSL-type esterase/lipase family protein, with the protein MKQNGGEANLSDVNCSIQSDETKPKPTKRQKSSFAGILKVFCIGSILAVSLLAFPSVLPFVVAVWIVWHLVLVHSERPAYLPLVAGLVILLVKFLPRTPASITLSGLMLALIVIRMRTSMTLPRRATLCTSLALIATWTWFYVEWQVIQNCGRELTFDPFRSIVCLGDSLTDGMLPDHGFPDPLSEMLEVEVINLGTSGIATSQGLSQMQRIFSHDPQLVIVELGGHDFLQGKSRDQTKANLLQIIEQCRLQNAEVVLMEIPRGFMFDPFWALEREIAYETDVQLVSDTWLREIVLMSPYAPPGRWMPDSRLSDDGIHSNARGSKAIAQHVANAIHQMYGDSIF; encoded by the coding sequence ATGAAACAAAATGGAGGCGAAGCGAACTTGAGCGACGTGAATTGCTCGATTCAGAGCGACGAGACAAAACCGAAACCGACCAAGCGACAGAAGTCGTCGTTTGCTGGCATTTTGAAAGTCTTTTGTATTGGCAGCATCCTGGCGGTTTCTTTATTAGCGTTTCCGAGTGTGCTCCCGTTCGTTGTCGCCGTCTGGATTGTTTGGCATCTCGTTCTGGTTCACAGTGAGCGTCCCGCCTATTTGCCGCTTGTAGCGGGACTCGTCATCTTGCTCGTGAAGTTTCTGCCTCGCACCCCGGCATCCATAACACTTAGCGGTCTGATGTTGGCGTTGATCGTCATTCGGATGCGTACAAGCATGACGTTGCCACGGCGGGCAACTCTCTGCACTTCACTTGCGCTGATCGCGACTTGGACTTGGTTTTATGTCGAATGGCAAGTCATTCAAAATTGTGGTCGCGAATTGACCTTTGACCCGTTTCGCTCGATCGTTTGCTTGGGAGACAGCCTAACCGACGGGATGTTACCGGATCACGGTTTCCCCGATCCGCTAAGCGAAATGCTTGAGGTTGAAGTCATCAATCTTGGAACATCCGGGATCGCAACATCCCAAGGACTTAGTCAGATGCAGCGGATCTTTTCTCACGATCCACAGCTCGTGATCGTTGAACTGGGCGGTCATGACTTTTTGCAAGGAAAGAGTCGCGATCAGACCAAGGCAAATCTATTGCAAATCATCGAGCAATGCCGTCTGCAAAATGCTGAGGTGGTTTTAATGGAGATCCCTCGCGGATTCATGTTCGATCCTTTCTGGGCTTTGGAAAGAGAGATCGCTTATGAAACCGATGTCCAATTGGTTTCAGACACATGGTTGCGGGAAATTGTCCTGATGAGTCCCTACGCTCCGCCTGGTCGATGGATGCCAGACTCTCGTCTCAGCGATGACGGGATCCACAGCAACGCTCGCGGTAGCAAGGCGATCGCACAACACGTCGCGAACGCGATTCACCAGATGTACGGTGATTCCATCTTTTAA
- the mutL gene encoding DNA mismatch repair endonuclease MutL, translated as MNTPTATTAQPPRIIRQLPAHLVNQIAAGEVIERPASVVKELLENSIDAGSTRIELSLEGGGVELIRISDDGCGMTAEQLPLAVTSHATSKLPDDESLFHVGTLGFRGEALASIASVSQMTIRSRAEGQDGGCQIDIRGGVIETPGPCGCPVGTVIEVRNLFFNTPVRRKFLKTPQTERGHIVEAFTRLALANPKVHFVLRNGDKEMFDLLPTTRWADRIESFFGTEISEALIPIENQDETVQISGYACDPSVSRGNNRMQYLFLNGRHIRDRALQHALGEAYRGMLMVGRHPVCFLRMRMPADMIDVNVHPAKLEVRFTDSGRVYSRLLQTLRQRFLSTDMTHRVGSNPVPAPMSEEEQRQTVPESVMGMRPNEVDQQRQSVIEWARTGGPPSGPTATSNSQMLGGASGTPDFRPFGESNSIGHGSQASTGMTAPSAPLASPNTWSPGSASGIDSQRPSTAAEGIEMTPWDGDNAGESNANDSGTTISPHDASQSAGVPTPSVSHLGFQVHQRYLVTQDEKGMVVIDQHALHERVLYERVCQKVLHEDASLEAQQLLVPEPVSLTPAERAAALEVKDTLSRIGLEIEDFGGETILIQSYPAMLPNKPPADMLRTVLESVMGAGRDPNPKDLLNHLLSTVACKAAVKAGDPLSPEEITSLLEQKDLYQETHHCPHGRPTALFFSRDELDRMFGRLGPRGRASVSP; from the coding sequence ATGAACACGCCCACCGCCACGACCGCCCAGCCACCTCGCATCATCCGCCAATTGCCGGCCCACTTGGTCAATCAAATCGCCGCTGGCGAGGTGATTGAACGGCCCGCCTCGGTGGTCAAAGAATTGCTCGAAAACAGCATCGATGCCGGTTCGACTCGGATTGAACTGAGCCTCGAAGGGGGCGGCGTGGAGCTGATCCGGATCAGCGACGATGGTTGCGGAATGACGGCCGAGCAATTGCCACTGGCCGTGACCAGCCACGCGACCAGCAAGCTGCCCGACGACGAATCGCTCTTTCACGTCGGCACCCTCGGTTTTCGCGGCGAAGCTTTGGCGTCGATCGCCAGCGTTTCTCAAATGACCATCCGCAGCCGCGCCGAAGGCCAAGACGGCGGGTGCCAAATCGACATTCGCGGCGGAGTGATCGAAACACCTGGCCCCTGCGGATGCCCGGTCGGCACGGTGATCGAAGTCCGAAACTTGTTTTTCAACACGCCGGTTCGCCGCAAGTTTTTGAAGACCCCGCAAACCGAACGCGGGCACATTGTCGAAGCCTTCACACGATTGGCCCTGGCCAACCCGAAGGTTCACTTTGTCCTTCGCAACGGCGACAAAGAGATGTTCGATCTCTTGCCGACGACACGTTGGGCGGACCGGATCGAATCGTTCTTCGGAACCGAAATCTCAGAAGCGTTGATCCCCATTGAGAACCAGGACGAGACGGTTCAAATTTCCGGTTACGCCTGCGATCCATCGGTCAGCCGAGGCAACAACCGAATGCAGTACCTGTTTCTCAACGGACGGCACATCCGAGACCGGGCCTTGCAACATGCGTTGGGGGAAGCTTACCGAGGCATGTTGATGGTCGGCCGCCATCCGGTTTGCTTCCTGCGAATGCGGATGCCGGCGGACATGATCGATGTCAACGTGCACCCCGCCAAACTGGAGGTTCGCTTCACCGACAGCGGACGCGTGTACAGCCGATTGCTGCAAACGCTTCGCCAGCGTTTTCTTTCCACCGACATGACTCATCGTGTGGGTTCCAACCCTGTCCCCGCACCGATGAGCGAAGAGGAACAACGCCAGACCGTTCCCGAATCGGTCATGGGCATGCGTCCCAACGAAGTCGACCAACAGCGTCAGTCCGTGATCGAATGGGCCCGAACCGGCGGGCCTCCATCGGGACCAACCGCAACCTCCAATTCTCAAATGCTAGGTGGAGCAAGCGGCACGCCGGACTTTCGACCATTCGGCGAATCCAATTCCATCGGCCATGGTTCGCAAGCCTCCACAGGCATGACAGCCCCATCGGCGCCGCTCGCTTCGCCGAACACTTGGTCACCGGGATCCGCTTCCGGAATCGATTCGCAACGGCCATCGACAGCCGCCGAAGGCATTGAGATGACACCGTGGGACGGTGACAACGCAGGTGAGTCAAACGCGAATGATTCGGGAACAACTATATCACCGCACGATGCTTCACAGTCAGCCGGAGTTCCCACACCCAGCGTGAGTCACCTTGGATTTCAGGTGCATCAGCGTTATCTCGTCACGCAAGATGAGAAAGGCATGGTTGTGATCGACCAACACGCTCTTCACGAAAGAGTGTTGTACGAACGAGTCTGCCAAAAAGTGCTTCACGAAGACGCTTCCTTGGAAGCCCAACAGTTGCTGGTTCCCGAACCTGTTTCACTGACTCCGGCCGAGCGGGCTGCGGCTTTGGAAGTGAAGGACACGCTCAGCCGAATCGGATTGGAGATCGAGGACTTTGGCGGCGAAACGATTTTGATTCAGTCCTACCCAGCGATGCTGCCCAACAAACCGCCTGCGGACATGCTGCGAACGGTTTTGGAATCCGTGATGGGAGCCGGCCGTGATCCCAACCCGAAGGATCTTCTGAATCACCTGCTCAGCACCGTTGCTTGCAAAGCTGCCGTGAAAGCGGGCGATCCGCTGTCGCCGGAAGAGATCACCAGTCTGCTGGAACAAAAAGACCTCTACCAAGAAACGCATCACTGCCCACACGGTCGGCCAACGGCGTTGTTCTTCAGCCGCGATGAGCTCGACCGGATGTTTGGGCGACTTGGACCGCGCGGCCGAGCTTCGGTGTCGCCATGA
- a CDS encoding sulfatase-like hydrolase/transferase, with the protein MSLLHLGPRVFPLTVWMLVALCSHACVPTLLRADSNDRPNIVLILADDLGYGDLGCYGNDEQATPVLDRLATQGVRWTQAYANGPECSPTRAALLTGRYQQHVGGLECAIGVGNVGRYDDAIRLHLVNELGLPANRPTLAKRLSSVGYETALFGKWHLGYEAKFSPMMHGFDEALYCIGGAMDYYHYLDSVATYNLFHNGRPISGEGYFTDTITDQAVRFIGDRNANDKPFFLYLPYTAPHTPYQAPGESPVDPLPIDSPLWKQNADPPGVYRAMVRHMDEGIGKVLHAIEESKMTDRTLVIFASDNGGTSASRNEPLRGFKGQAFEGGIRVPLIARWPGHLPEGVVSDQVTITFDLTASMLAAAGITPTQEDAMEGIDVLSLAANDEPVQPRTLYWRKPRDPQVWSGMRDGNWKYVRQEKATVDGRTSIQEWLFNLADDISEQTDLASQSTDELDRLRGRYLAWEQSVRNNRRGRPGWAPSKE; encoded by the coding sequence ATGTCTCTCCTCCATCTCGGTCCCCGTGTCTTTCCGCTCACCGTTTGGATGCTTGTCGCTCTCTGCTCTCATGCCTGCGTTCCAACGTTACTGAGAGCCGATTCGAACGACCGACCAAACATTGTCCTGATTCTGGCTGACGACCTCGGCTATGGAGACCTGGGTTGCTACGGCAATGACGAGCAAGCAACGCCGGTCTTGGATCGGTTGGCCACTCAAGGTGTCCGCTGGACGCAAGCCTATGCCAACGGTCCAGAATGCTCACCCACTCGAGCAGCGCTTTTAACGGGTCGCTATCAACAACACGTGGGCGGTTTGGAATGCGCGATTGGAGTTGGCAACGTCGGTCGCTACGACGATGCGATTCGATTGCACTTGGTCAACGAACTGGGATTGCCCGCCAACCGGCCGACGTTGGCGAAGCGACTGTCCTCCGTCGGCTATGAGACCGCATTGTTCGGCAAGTGGCATCTCGGGTACGAAGCCAAGTTCTCACCAATGATGCACGGGTTCGATGAGGCGTTGTACTGCATCGGCGGTGCAATGGATTATTACCACTACCTCGACTCCGTCGCCACATACAACCTGTTCCACAACGGTCGACCGATCAGCGGCGAAGGTTACTTCACCGACACGATCACAGATCAAGCAGTGCGATTTATCGGCGACCGAAACGCCAACGACAAACCATTCTTTCTGTACTTGCCTTACACCGCACCGCACACTCCTTACCAGGCGCCCGGCGAGTCTCCCGTCGATCCACTGCCGATTGATTCCCCGCTTTGGAAACAGAACGCCGATCCGCCGGGTGTTTACCGAGCCATGGTGCGTCACATGGACGAAGGCATTGGAAAGGTACTGCATGCAATCGAGGAATCGAAAATGACCGATCGCACACTGGTGATTTTCGCTAGTGACAATGGCGGCACTTCCGCGAGTCGTAACGAACCACTGCGAGGATTCAAAGGCCAGGCGTTTGAGGGAGGAATCCGTGTTCCGCTGATCGCTCGTTGGCCCGGACATTTGCCCGAGGGCGTGGTCAGCGACCAAGTCACGATCACATTCGATCTGACCGCGTCGATGTTGGCCGCCGCTGGGATCACGCCCACTCAAGAGGACGCGATGGAGGGAATTGATGTACTTTCACTCGCCGCGAACGATGAACCGGTTCAACCTCGCACGCTGTATTGGCGAAAGCCTCGCGACCCTCAAGTCTGGAGCGGCATGCGTGACGGGAACTGGAAATATGTCCGTCAAGAAAAAGCCACCGTTGACGGTCGAACCTCCATCCAAGAGTGGTTATTCAACCTGGCCGACGACATCAGCGAGCAAACCGACTTAGCCTCTCAATCCACCGACGAATTGGACCGTCTGAGAGGCAGATACCTGGCCTGGGAACAATCGGTGAGAAACAACCGCCGAGGCCGACCAGGATGGGCGCCGTCAAAAGAGTGA
- the pdxA gene encoding 4-hydroxythreonine-4-phosphate dehydrogenase PdxA, with protein sequence MTDANQTRPKLAITMGDAAGIGPEISLRVWDSPEVQSQGYPLLFGDAAIYHRAAKKLGCDCPGTISLAEFLDMPKQSIPSDAPHGVIVDCGKLTTEELGSFTPGKFSAATGRASYQSVTDAIDAAVSGHVDAIVTGPIQKEAWHQAGIDFPGHTELLADRAGRAVQGEPADVRMMLASDTIACVLETIHIPLADVASQLNTESLVRTINLAGETVQRRNQNRGSLLPPRIAVCGLNPHAGENGLFSHQEEEQIILPAIEAARQSGWTIEGPLSPDTAFTPAMRERIDIYVCMYHDQGLIPLKALSFDDAVNVTLGLPIIRTSVDHGTAMDLAWQGKASINSMLAAIRWAVP encoded by the coding sequence ATGACGGACGCGAATCAGACGCGTCCCAAGCTGGCGATCACGATGGGGGACGCCGCTGGCATCGGCCCCGAAATCTCGCTCAGAGTATGGGACTCACCGGAAGTCCAATCGCAGGGCTACCCGCTGCTGTTTGGCGACGCGGCGATCTACCACCGAGCCGCGAAAAAGCTGGGCTGTGATTGCCCCGGCACGATCTCGCTGGCCGAGTTTCTGGACATGCCAAAGCAATCGATACCAAGCGATGCACCACACGGGGTGATTGTCGATTGTGGGAAACTCACCACGGAGGAACTCGGCTCCTTCACCCCAGGAAAATTCAGTGCCGCCACCGGGCGAGCCTCCTATCAATCCGTCACCGACGCGATTGACGCGGCGGTGTCGGGCCATGTCGACGCCATCGTAACGGGGCCCATCCAAAAGGAAGCCTGGCATCAAGCCGGGATCGACTTCCCTGGTCACACCGAATTGTTGGCCGATCGAGCGGGCAGGGCAGTGCAGGGCGAACCAGCGGATGTTCGCATGATGTTGGCCAGCGACACGATTGCCTGCGTTCTTGAGACGATCCACATTCCGCTGGCCGATGTGGCGTCGCAGCTCAATACTGAATCGCTCGTTCGCACGATCAACCTGGCCGGCGAAACGGTGCAGCGTCGCAACCAAAACCGCGGCAGTTTGCTGCCACCTCGCATTGCTGTTTGTGGCCTGAATCCGCATGCCGGTGAAAACGGTCTGTTCAGCCACCAAGAAGAAGAACAAATCATCCTGCCCGCGATTGAAGCAGCGAGGCAATCGGGATGGACGATCGAAGGACCGCTGTCACCCGACACCGCCTTCACGCCCGCGATGCGAGAGCGAATCGACATCTACGTTTGCATGTATCACGACCAGGGATTGATCCCGCTGAAAGCGTTGTCGTTTGATGACGCGGTCAACGTGACGCTGGGACTGCCGATCATTCGGACCAGCGTCGACCACGGGACGGCCATGGACTTGGCTTGGCAAGGCAAAGCCAGCATCAATAGTATGTTGGCGGCGATTCGGTGGGCGGTGCCGTGA